In the Flavobacterium pallidum genome, one interval contains:
- the yidD gene encoding membrane protein insertion efficiency factor YidD, whose translation MHFRKAVIWPFVFLVRVYQTVLSPILPSACRFQPTCSSYMIEALQVHGVFKGLYLGTKRIISCNPWGPSGYDPVPQKKCTGKH comes from the coding sequence GGAAGGCAGTAATATGGCCGTTTGTGTTTTTAGTGCGTGTTTACCAGACCGTGCTCTCCCCTATCCTGCCCTCAGCCTGCCGCTTCCAGCCTACATGTTCGTCATATATGATTGAAGCTTTACAGGTGCATGGCGTTTTTAAGGGATTGTATTTAGGGACGAAGAGGATCATCAGTTGCAATCCGTGGGGACCTTCAGGATATGATCCGGTACCGCAGAAAAAATGCACCGGAAAACATTAA